The Oscillospiraceae bacterium genome contains a region encoding:
- a CDS encoding regulatory protein UhpC has protein sequence MKKRMAGRNAVFAACWFTYVVAYLCRVNFSSAMLKLSGEMQVSAAQLGAAGSAFFVVYALGQLVNGYIGDKISPYRFVTIAICGTGVLNLAIAMVDEYLPLLVLWTLNGYFQSMLWGPLMRILSQWFEARHTMRISVGMSMSMVVGYITSWAVFGRSFLYHPWQLYFFAPALLALATGLLWAVGLRGGAPPAAQEGRTPAPRGGLAGIVRGQRLWLVALVCLCMGLIKESLSLWAPLLLTEMLGIGAEDSLLLVVVIPLANLLGILTAGRLMRRKNDVKKTLFSLFFAAFCCSASLFLLYRVSPVASVLAIAAVSGLMYGCNSLLLSYLPISFGGVNIVSTLVGMFDFSSYMGAALSSVLLGFALENKNYPAVFGAWAAVLAAAWGMTLLFKLKRSGQSEENKNEVKQCHRVRSAR, from the coding sequence ATGAAAAAACGGATGGCAGGCAGAAACGCGGTTTTTGCCGCGTGCTGGTTCACCTATGTTGTGGCCTATCTGTGCAGGGTAAACTTTTCTTCCGCAATGCTGAAGCTGTCCGGCGAGATGCAGGTGAGCGCCGCGCAGCTTGGCGCGGCGGGCAGCGCGTTTTTTGTGGTCTATGCCCTGGGGCAGCTGGTGAACGGATACATCGGCGATAAAATTTCGCCGTATCGGTTTGTGACGATTGCAATTTGCGGAACAGGGGTTTTGAACCTGGCCATTGCAATGGTGGACGAATATCTGCCCCTGCTGGTGCTGTGGACCCTGAACGGGTACTTTCAGTCCATGCTGTGGGGGCCGCTGATGCGCATTTTATCGCAGTGGTTCGAGGCACGGCACACCATGCGCATTTCGGTGGGGATGTCCATGTCGATGGTGGTGGGGTATATCACCTCCTGGGCGGTGTTTGGGCGCAGCTTTTTGTACCACCCATGGCAGCTGTATTTTTTTGCCCCGGCGCTGCTGGCGCTGGCAACGGGCCTGTTGTGGGCGGTGGGGCTGCGCGGCGGCGCGCCGCCGGCGGCACAGGAGGGGCGGACCCCGGCCCCGCGCGGCGGGCTGGCGGGCATTGTGCGGGGGCAGCGCCTGTGGCTGGTGGCCCTGGTGTGCCTGTGCATGGGGCTGATCAAGGAGAGCCTGTCGCTCTGGGCGCCGCTGCTGCTCACCGAGATGCTGGGCATCGGCGCCGAGGATTCGCTGCTGCTGGTGGTGGTGATCCCGCTGGCAAACCTGCTGGGCATTTTAACGGCGGGAAGGCTGATGCGCCGCAAAAACGATGTGAAAAAGACCCTGTTCAGCCTGTTTTTTGCGGCCTTTTGCTGCAGCGCGAGCCTGTTTTTACTTTACCGGGTCTCGCCGGTGGCCAGCGTGCTGGCCATTGCGGCGGTTTCGGGGCTGATGTACGGCTGCAATTCCCTGCTGCTCTCGTACCTGCCCATCTCGTTCGGGGGGGTGAACATTGTTTCGACCCTTGTGGGCATGTTCGACTTTTCCTCCTACATGGGGGCGGCGCTGTCGTCGGTGCTGCTGGGGTTTGCGCTGGAGAACAAAAATTACCCGGCCGTGTTCGGCGCGTGGGCGGCGGTGCTTGCCGCGGCCTGGGGAATGACCCTGCTTTTTAAGCTGAAGCGTTCGGGGCAAAGCGAAGAAAACAAAAATGAGGTGAAACAATGTCACAGAGTGAGATCAGCGCGCTGA
- a CDS encoding TetR family transcriptional regulator — MPGRLQQQKEGKKQSLLAAANDLFLEKGVAKTSIDDIVKRAQVAKGTFYLYFKDKGELQQALVLRISTRVLNEAYEAVRGRRTGDFIEDLLLFIDHIIEQFKRDKLTLRLLERNFSWPVVARQLSQGTDPLWQDLMEILQASPLAAHRTEDELFKLVFIIVEMCGSICYSSIIEQKPDTIDNMKPVLYDIIRRALA, encoded by the coding sequence ATGCCGGGCCGCTTGCAGCAGCAAAAAGAGGGTAAAAAGCAAAGCCTTTTGGCCGCCGCCAACGACCTGTTTCTGGAAAAGGGCGTCGCCAAAACCTCCATCGACGACATTGTAAAGCGCGCCCAGGTGGCCAAGGGCACCTTTTATCTCTATTTTAAAGACAAGGGCGAGCTCCAGCAGGCGCTGGTGCTGCGCATCAGCACCCGGGTGCTGAACGAGGCCTACGAGGCGGTGCGCGGCCGGCGCACCGGCGATTTTATCGAGGACCTGCTCTTGTTCATCGATCATATCATCGAGCAGTTCAAGCGGGACAAGCTCACCCTGCGCCTGTTGGAGCGCAATTTTTCCTGGCCCGTGGTGGCCCGGCAGCTCTCGCAGGGCACCGATCCGCTGTGGCAGGACCTGATGGAGATCCTGCAGGCCAGCCCCCTTGCCGCCCACCGCACAGAAGACGAGCTGTTCAAGCTGGTGTTCATCATCGTCGAGATGTGCGGCTCCATCTGTTACTCCTCCATCATCGAGCAGAAGCCCGACACCATCGACAACATGAAGCCCGTCCTCTACGATATCATCCGCCGGGCGCTGGCCTGA
- a CDS encoding permease, producing the protein MKTSPKYLALLALTALIWGGAFVAQSVGNDYLGPLAFNAARSLIGGAVLLPLITLLGRLSGNAGRRPVQGERKNLWAGGILCGLILAVASTLQQWGLQYASVGKAGFITAMYIVLVPVLGIFVKRSPGARVWAAVALAVGGLYLLCWTGGAALGKGDALLLGCSGLFSLHILVIDHFSPLADGVKLSCIQFFTAGIACGIPALLFERPAWGQLAAAWAPVLYAGILSCGVAYTLQVVAQKHVEPTLASLVLSLESVFSVLAGWLVLGQALSARELAGCGLMFCAIVLAQLPGRKDRTKAVQGG; encoded by the coding sequence ATGAAAACAAGCCCCAAATACCTGGCCCTGCTGGCCCTTACCGCCCTGATCTGGGGCGGCGCGTTCGTGGCCCAGAGCGTGGGCAACGATTACCTTGGCCCCCTGGCCTTCAACGCGGCGCGCAGCCTGATCGGCGGCGCGGTGCTGCTGCCGCTGATCACGCTGCTGGGGCGGCTTTCGGGCAACGCGGGGCGGCGCCCGGTGCAGGGAGAACGGAAAAATTTGTGGGCGGGCGGCATTTTGTGCGGGCTGATCCTGGCGGTGGCCAGTACCCTGCAGCAATGGGGCCTGCAATACGCCAGCGTGGGCAAGGCGGGGTTTATCACGGCCATGTACATTGTGCTGGTGCCGGTGCTGGGCATTTTTGTAAAGCGCAGCCCCGGCGCAAGGGTGTGGGCCGCGGTGGCCCTGGCGGTGGGCGGGCTGTACCTGCTGTGCTGGACCGGCGGCGCCGCCCTGGGCAAGGGCGACGCGCTGCTGCTGGGGTGCAGCGGGCTGTTCAGCCTGCACATCCTGGTGATCGACCATTTTTCCCCCCTGGCGGACGGGGTGAAGCTGTCGTGCATTCAGTTTTTTACGGCGGGGATCGCGTGCGGCATTCCGGCGCTTTTGTTTGAAAGGCCCGCCTGGGGCCAGCTGGCGGCGGCCTGGGCGCCGGTGCTGTATGCGGGGATCTTGTCCTGCGGGGTGGCCTATACCTTACAGGTGGTGGCGCAAAAGCACGTGGAGCCCACCCTGGCCAGCCTGGTGCTGAGCCTGGAGAGCGTGTTCAGCGTGCTGGCGGGCTGGCTGGTGCTGGGGCAGGCGCTCTCGGCGCGGGAGCTTGCGGGGTGCGGGCTGATGTTCTGCGCCATTGTTCTGGCACAGCTGCCCGGCAGAAAAGACCGGACGAAAGCGGTTCAGGGCGGATAA
- a CDS encoding ABC transporter ATP-binding protein — translation MRLLEVADLRKVYTTRFGGNTVTALDGVDFAVEQGEYVAIMGESGSGKTTLLNLLAGLDKPTGGRIFLGDTELSAIKDRQLAAWRRENLGFVFQDFNLLDTFSLKDNIFLPLVLSGRGYNEMNTRLQPLAEKLGITELLEKYPYEVSGGQKQRAAVARALITEPQLVLADEPTGALDSRSSDELLDLFGQVNKAGQTILMVTHSAKAASHAGRVLFIKDGRVFHQLYRGEAPDSVFFGRISEALTLIAQGGIAHA, via the coding sequence ATGCGACTTTTGGAAGTGGCCGATCTGCGCAAGGTGTATACCACCCGGTTTGGGGGCAACACCGTGACCGCGCTGGACGGGGTGGATTTTGCGGTGGAACAGGGCGAGTATGTGGCCATTATGGGGGAGTCCGGCAGCGGCAAGACCACCCTTTTGAACCTGCTGGCCGGGCTGGACAAACCCACCGGCGGGCGGATCTTTTTGGGGGACACCGAGCTTTCCGCCATCAAGGACCGGCAGCTCGCCGCCTGGCGGCGGGAAAACCTGGGGTTCGTGTTCCAGGACTTCAACCTGCTGGACACCTTCAGCCTGAAGGACAACATCTTTTTGCCCCTGGTGCTCAGCGGCCGCGGCTACAACGAGATGAACACCCGGCTGCAGCCCCTGGCCGAAAAGCTGGGGATCACGGAGCTGCTGGAAAAGTATCCTTACGAGGTGTCGGGCGGGCAGAAGCAGCGGGCCGCCGTGGCCCGGGCGCTCATCACCGAACCGCAGCTGGTTTTGGCGGACGAGCCCACCGGCGCGCTGGACTCCCGCTCGTCGGACGAATTGCTGGACCTGTTCGGGCAGGTGAACAAAGCGGGGCAGACCATTTTGATGGTGACCCACAGCGCCAAGGCGGCCAGCCATGCCGGGCGCGTGCTGTTTATCAAAGACGGGCGGGTGTTCCACCAGCTCTACCGGGGCGAGGCGCCGGACAGCGTGTTCTTTGGCCGCATCAGCGAGGCGCTGACCCTGATCGCGCAGGGGGGGATCGCCCATGCGTAA
- a CDS encoding sensor histidine kinase has product MTKREKLAEFARQEARRHLGAAALLALCSGTYALVGWLAGAPLPALAYGGLLCLCAALAVLGWDARCAWQRCCELERLAANLPASIAQLPPPTGAEQAAQQELLRRLAAQNAALESENAAGRRQMTDYYTLWAHQIKTPIAAMQLLLQTDGGENAPELAAELFKIEQYVELVLQYLRSQDMAGDLAVGRAELEPLVKGAVRKYAKLFILKRIDLVLGPLDGTALTDEKWLAFCLEQLLSNALKYTPGGGKVSIELAPGPRKILVIRDTGCGIAAEDLPRVMERGFTGYNGRENKKSTGIGLYLCKKVLANLGHRFWLESAPGKGTAAMIDLTEARLGVE; this is encoded by the coding sequence ATGACGAAACGGGAAAAGCTTGCGGAATTTGCCCGGCAGGAGGCGCGCCGCCACCTGGGCGCCGCCGCTTTGCTGGCGCTGTGCAGCGGGACGTACGCCCTGGTGGGCTGGCTGGCGGGCGCGCCGCTGCCCGCGCTGGCCTATGGGGGGCTATTGTGCCTGTGCGCCGCGCTGGCTGTGCTGGGGTGGGACGCCCGCTGCGCCTGGCAGCGGTGCTGCGAGCTGGAGCGCCTGGCGGCGAACCTGCCGGCCAGCATTGCCCAGCTGCCGCCCCCCACCGGGGCCGAGCAGGCAGCCCAGCAGGAGCTGCTGCGAAGGCTTGCGGCGCAGAACGCCGCGCTGGAGAGCGAAAACGCCGCCGGCCGCCGCCAGATGACCGACTATTACACCTTGTGGGCGCACCAGATCAAGACCCCCATCGCCGCCATGCAGCTGCTGCTGCAGACGGACGGGGGCGAGAACGCCCCCGAGCTTGCCGCGGAGCTTTTTAAGATTGAGCAATATGTGGAGCTGGTGCTGCAATACCTGCGCAGCCAGGACATGGCCGGCGATCTTGCGGTGGGGCGCGCGGAGCTGGAGCCTTTGGTGAAGGGCGCGGTGCGCAAGTATGCCAAGCTGTTTATCCTGAAAAGGATCGACCTTGTGCTGGGACCCCTGGACGGCACCGCCCTGACCGACGAAAAATGGCTGGCGTTCTGCCTGGAACAGCTGCTCTCGAACGCGCTGAAGTATACGCCCGGGGGCGGGAAGGTGAGCATTGAGCTTGCGCCGGGGCCGCGGAAGATCCTTGTGATCCGGGACACGGGCTGCGGCATTGCCGCCGAGGATCTGCCCCGGGTGATGGAGCGGGGCTTTACCGGCTACAACGGCCGGGAGAACAAAAAGAGCACCGGGATCGGGCTGTACCTGTGCAAAAAGGTGCTGGCGAACCTGGGGCACCGGTTCTGGCTGGAGAGCGCGCCGGGAAAGGGGACCGCCGCCATGATCGACCTGACCGAGGCCCGCCTTGGGGTGGAGTGA
- a CDS encoding DNA-binding response regulator yields MYTIFIVEDDPVIAGALQKHLEGWGYRAVCARDFSNVTAEFAAASPQLVLLDIGLPFYNGYHWCGEIRKVSKAPIVFLSSAADNMNIVLAMNQGADDFIAKPFDLNVLTAKVAALLRRSYDFAGATALLQHKGAILDTASGRLSYEGQSAELTKNEFRILQLLLEQKGRVVPRSAIMERLWATDSFIDDNTLTVNVARLRKTLEDLGLPDFITTKKNLGYMVE; encoded by the coding sequence TTGTATACCATTTTTATTGTGGAGGATGACCCTGTGATTGCCGGGGCGCTGCAAAAGCACCTGGAAGGGTGGGGATACCGGGCGGTGTGCGCCCGGGATTTTTCCAATGTGACGGCGGAATTTGCCGCCGCCAGCCCCCAGCTGGTGCTGCTGGACATCGGCCTGCCCTTTTACAACGGCTACCACTGGTGCGGCGAGATCCGCAAGGTTTCGAAAGCGCCCATCGTGTTTTTGTCGAGCGCGGCGGACAATATGAACATCGTGCTGGCCATGAACCAGGGCGCGGACGATTTTATTGCCAAGCCTTTTGACCTGAACGTGCTCACCGCCAAGGTGGCGGCACTTTTGCGCCGCAGCTACGATTTTGCCGGGGCCACGGCGCTGCTGCAGCATAAAGGGGCCATTCTGGACACTGCGTCCGGCCGGCTGAGCTATGAGGGGCAGAGCGCGGAGCTCACCAAAAACGAGTTCCGCATCCTGCAGCTGCTGCTGGAGCAAAAGGGGCGGGTGGTGCCCCGCAGCGCCATTATGGAGCGGCTGTGGGCCACCGACAGCTTTATTGACGACAACACCCTGACGGTGAATGTGGCGCGGCTGCGCAAAACCCTGGAGGATTTGGGCCTGCCGGATTTTATCACCACAAAAAAGAACCTGGGATATATGGTGGAGTAA
- a CDS encoding membrane protein, with the protein MHQAVEQILEKRIRRTMDALRANNMEAYYVKTAAEVRAFVEQLVPAGATVSNGGSVSLAETGVMELLAGGRYHYLDRSKVQGDELAALYRQVFSADWYFASANAVTEAGEIYNVDGNANRVAAITFGPKNVLLVVGCNKLVKDMPAAEERVRQIAAPANTARLGCKTPCAVTGKCEDCHSPGRICCTAVVHRYQREQGRIKVLLVGEPLGF; encoded by the coding sequence ATGCACCAAGCAGTTGAACAGATCCTGGAAAAGCGCATCCGGCGCACCATGGACGCCCTGCGCGCAAACAACATGGAGGCCTATTATGTAAAGACCGCAGCCGAGGTGCGCGCCTTTGTGGAGCAGCTGGTGCCCGCGGGCGCCACCGTTTCCAACGGCGGCAGTGTAAGCCTTGCCGAAACCGGCGTCATGGAGCTGCTGGCCGGCGGCCGCTACCATTACCTCGACCGCAGCAAGGTGCAGGGCGACGAGCTGGCCGCCCTGTACCGGCAGGTATTCAGCGCCGACTGGTATTTTGCCAGCGCCAACGCCGTGACCGAAGCGGGCGAGATCTACAACGTGGACGGCAACGCCAACCGTGTGGCCGCCATCACCTTTGGGCCCAAAAACGTGCTGCTGGTGGTGGGCTGCAACAAGCTGGTAAAGGATATGCCCGCCGCCGAAGAGCGGGTGCGCCAGATCGCGGCCCCCGCCAACACCGCGCGCCTTGGCTGCAAAACGCCCTGTGCCGTGACCGGCAAATGCGAGGACTGCCACAGCCCCGGCCGCATCTGCTGCACCGCCGTGGTGCACCGCTACCAGCGGGAGCAGGGCCGCATCAAGGTGCTGCTGGTGGGCGAGCCCTTGGGCTTTTAA
- a CDS encoding peptidyl-prolyl cis-trans isomerase has translation MRRVLSLIVCLAVCACALAGCGGAESGAPTKKEVKRQAVESTELQFQPPSEGDPIAVFSTSLGEVRAVLYPQYAPMAVENFTGLARQGYFDGTSFHRVLYGFVVQGGDAGGTGTGGASIWNNEPFAPEVSASLRHYPGALCAAKSPESERSILSQFYFVQALPQTLESELQAQLEAAGTPEAVLSAYNAAGGLPYLDYTDTVFGQVYQGMEVVDAIALVEVDENGKPAEDVLINSVTISTYTAS, from the coding sequence TTGCGCAGAGTTCTGTCCCTTATCGTATGCCTGGCGGTGTGCGCCTGTGCCCTGGCCGGCTGCGGCGGCGCCGAAAGCGGCGCCCCAACAAAAAAAGAGGTCAAACGGCAGGCGGTGGAAAGCACCGAGCTGCAATTCCAGCCCCCGTCCGAGGGGGATCCCATCGCTGTTTTCAGCACCAGCCTGGGCGAGGTGCGCGCGGTGCTCTATCCACAATACGCGCCCATGGCGGTGGAAAACTTCACCGGTCTGGCCCGGCAGGGCTACTTCGACGGTACCAGTTTCCACCGGGTGCTCTACGGCTTTGTGGTGCAGGGCGGCGATGCCGGCGGCACAGGCACCGGGGGCGCCTCCATCTGGAACAACGAGCCCTTCGCCCCCGAGGTTTCAGCCTCGCTGCGCCACTACCCGGGCGCGCTGTGCGCCGCCAAAAGCCCGGAGAGCGAGCGCTCCATCCTGAGCCAGTTCTATTTTGTGCAGGCGCTGCCCCAAACGCTGGAAAGTGAGCTGCAGGCCCAGCTGGAGGCCGCCGGCACTCCTGAGGCGGTGCTCAGCGCCTACAACGCCGCCGGCGGGCTGCCTTATCTCGATTATACCGACACAGTGTTCGGCCAGGTGTACCAGGGCATGGAAGTAGTCGACGCCATCGCGCTGGTGGAGGTGGATGAAAACGGCAAACCGGCCGAGGATGTGCTGATCAACAGCGTCACCATCAGCACCTACACAGCCTCTTAA
- a CDS encoding membrane protein — protein sequence MKNQKTKTLVLAALFLALGVVFPQLFHAIGAGPVFLPMHIPVLLCGLICGWQYGGICGLIVPLLSSLLAGMPPLWPTCPSMMLELCAYGLLTGLLYRKLRLNVYAALVAAMLGGRVVSGLANALFMGLADKPYGFSAFLSGAFATALPGIVLQLVLVPLLVLGLQKATLIQPPTAAKTGGTQL from the coding sequence ATGAAAAATCAAAAGACTAAAACCCTGGTTCTGGCCGCGCTGTTCCTTGCGTTGGGGGTCGTGTTCCCCCAGCTGTTCCACGCCATCGGCGCGGGGCCCGTGTTTTTACCCATGCACATTCCCGTGCTGCTGTGCGGGCTGATCTGCGGCTGGCAATACGGCGGCATTTGCGGGCTTATAGTTCCCCTGCTCTCCTCGCTGCTTGCGGGCATGCCGCCGCTTTGGCCCACCTGTCCCTCCATGATGCTGGAGCTCTGCGCCTATGGCCTCCTGACCGGCCTGTTATACCGCAAGCTTCGCCTGAACGTTTACGCTGCACTGGTCGCCGCCATGCTGGGTGGCCGCGTCGTGTCAGGCTTGGCAAACGCCCTGTTCATGGGCCTGGCCGATAAGCCCTATGGTTTTTCCGCATTTCTCAGCGGCGCATTCGCAACCGCGCTGCCCGGCATCGTATTGCAGCTGGTGCTGGTCCCTCTGCTTGTGCTGGGGCTGCAAAAAGCGACCCTCATCCAGCCTCCCACGGCCGCCAAAACGGGCGGTACACAGCTGTGA